In the genome of Actinomadura graeca, one region contains:
- the katG gene encoding catalase/peroxidase HPI — protein sequence MSENNESVVYDTNEAGAGGCPVAHNRAPHPTQGGGNRGWWPERLNLRLLAKNPAETNPLDEGFDYAEAFSGLDLGAVKRDIAEVLTSSQDWWPADFGNYGPFMIRMAWHSAGTYRISDGRGGAGSGQQRFAPLNSWPDNASLDKARRLLWPVKKKYGQQISWADLLILTGNVALETMGLKTFGYAGGREDVWEAEEDVFWGPETTWLGDERYSGDRELESPLGAVQMGLIYVNPEGPNGNPDPIAAARDIRETFRRMAMNDEETVALIAGGHTFGKTHGAGPADNVGPEPEGAPLEQQGLGWKSGYGTGKGGDAITSGLEGIWTNTPTTWDNTFFDILFGYEWELFKSPAGAHQWRPKDGAGAGTVPDPHDPSKRHAPTMLTTDLSLRFDPIYEPISRRFHQDPDAFADAFARAWFKLTHRDMGPVERYLGPEVPSETLVWQDPVPAVDHELVDALDVAALKSRIIDSGLSISYLVSVAWASASTFRGGDKRGGANGARIRFEPQSGWEVNNPDELATVLGVLEGIQEEFNTAQTGGKRISLADLIVLGGCAAIEQAARAAGHEVEVPFTPGRTDATLEQTDVESFAVFEPAADGFRNYVGKGQTLPAEYLLVDRANLLTLSAPEMTVLVGGLRVLGANYQHSTLGVLTDRPGALTNDFFVNLLDMGTTWRPASGDDQTYEGLDASGEVRWTGSRVDLVFGANSELRALAEVYASDDAGQKFVRDFVAAWDKVMNLDRFDLTRR from the coding sequence ATGTCGGAAAACAACGAGTCAGTCGTCTACGACACGAACGAGGCAGGTGCCGGCGGGTGTCCGGTGGCGCACAACCGCGCTCCGCACCCCACCCAGGGCGGCGGCAACCGGGGCTGGTGGCCTGAGCGGCTCAACCTGCGGCTCCTCGCCAAGAACCCGGCCGAGACGAACCCGCTGGACGAGGGGTTCGACTACGCCGAGGCGTTCAGCGGGCTGGACCTCGGTGCCGTGAAGCGGGACATCGCGGAGGTGCTGACCTCCTCGCAGGACTGGTGGCCCGCCGACTTCGGCAACTACGGGCCGTTCATGATCCGGATGGCGTGGCACAGCGCGGGCACCTACCGGATCAGCGACGGACGCGGCGGGGCCGGGTCGGGGCAGCAGCGGTTCGCGCCGCTCAACAGCTGGCCCGACAACGCCAGCCTCGACAAGGCGCGCCGGCTGCTGTGGCCGGTGAAGAAGAAGTACGGGCAGCAGATCTCGTGGGCCGACCTGCTGATCCTGACCGGCAACGTCGCCCTGGAGACGATGGGCCTCAAGACCTTCGGCTACGCCGGTGGACGCGAGGACGTGTGGGAGGCCGAGGAGGACGTCTTCTGGGGGCCCGAGACGACGTGGCTCGGCGACGAGCGGTACAGCGGTGACCGGGAGCTGGAGAGTCCGCTGGGCGCGGTGCAGATGGGGCTCATCTACGTCAACCCGGAGGGCCCGAACGGCAACCCGGACCCGATCGCGGCGGCCCGGGACATCCGCGAGACGTTCCGCCGCATGGCGATGAACGACGAGGAGACGGTCGCGCTGATCGCCGGGGGCCACACCTTCGGCAAGACGCACGGCGCGGGCCCGGCCGACAACGTCGGCCCCGAGCCCGAGGGGGCGCCGCTGGAGCAGCAGGGTCTCGGCTGGAAGAGCGGCTACGGCACCGGCAAGGGCGGGGACGCGATCACCAGCGGCCTTGAGGGCATCTGGACGAACACGCCGACCACCTGGGACAACACGTTCTTCGACATCCTGTTCGGCTACGAGTGGGAGCTGTTCAAGAGCCCCGCGGGCGCCCACCAGTGGCGGCCGAAGGACGGCGCGGGCGCCGGGACCGTCCCCGACCCGCACGACCCGTCGAAGCGCCACGCGCCGACGATGCTCACGACCGACCTGTCGCTCCGGTTCGACCCGATCTACGAGCCGATCTCGCGGCGTTTCCACCAGGACCCCGACGCGTTCGCGGACGCGTTCGCGCGCGCGTGGTTCAAGCTGACCCACCGCGACATGGGCCCGGTCGAGCGCTACCTCGGCCCGGAGGTCCCGTCCGAGACGCTGGTGTGGCAGGACCCCGTCCCGGCGGTCGACCACGAGCTCGTCGACGCCCTGGACGTCGCCGCCCTGAAGTCCCGGATCATCGACTCGGGGCTGTCGATCTCCTACCTGGTCTCCGTCGCGTGGGCGTCGGCCTCGACGTTCCGGGGCGGCGACAAGCGCGGCGGCGCCAACGGCGCGCGCATCCGCTTCGAGCCGCAGAGCGGCTGGGAGGTCAACAACCCCGACGAGCTGGCGACGGTGCTGGGCGTCCTGGAGGGGATCCAGGAGGAGTTCAACACCGCGCAGACCGGCGGCAAGCGGATCTCGCTCGCGGACCTGATCGTGCTCGGCGGGTGCGCGGCGATCGAGCAGGCGGCCCGTGCCGCCGGCCACGAGGTCGAGGTGCCGTTCACGCCGGGACGCACGGACGCGACGCTGGAGCAGACCGACGTGGAGTCCTTCGCCGTGTTCGAGCCGGCGGCGGACGGGTTCCGCAACTACGTCGGCAAGGGCCAGACGCTGCCCGCCGAGTACCTGCTGGTCGACCGGGCGAACCTGCTGACCCTGAGCGCGCCCGAGATGACCGTCCTCGTCGGCGGGCTGCGGGTGCTGGGGGCGAACTACCAGCACTCGACGCTCGGCGTCCTCACCGACCGGCCCGGGGCGCTGACCAACGACTTCTTCGTGAACCTGCTCGACATGGGGACGACGTGGCGGCCGGCGTCCGGGGACGACCAGACCTACGAGGGCCTCGACGCGTCGGGCGAGGTCAGGTGGACGGGCAGCCGCGTCGACCTGGTGTTCGGCGCGAACTCCGAGTTGCGCGCGCTCGCGGAGGTCTACGCCAGTGACGACGCCGGGCAGAAGTTCGTGCGCGACTTCGTCGCGGCGTGGGACAAGGTGATGAACCTCGACCGGTTCGACCTGACCCGCCGCTGA
- a CDS encoding Fur family transcriptional regulator: MTAPRTPTTADELRAVGLRVTAARVALLETVREGDHLEAEAVAGGVRDRVGHISLQAVYEALHALTAAGLLRRIEPAGSPARYEGRVGDNHHHLVCRNCGAVKDVDCAVGHPPCLEAVDDAGYLVDEADVTFWGLCPNCRPETA; this comes from the coding sequence ATGACCGCACCCCGGACCCCCACCACCGCCGACGAGCTGCGCGCCGTCGGCCTGCGGGTGACGGCCGCGCGGGTGGCACTGCTGGAGACCGTCCGGGAGGGCGACCACCTGGAGGCCGAGGCCGTCGCCGGAGGCGTGCGCGACCGCGTCGGCCACATCTCCCTCCAGGCCGTGTACGAGGCGCTCCACGCGCTCACCGCGGCGGGCCTGCTGCGCCGCATCGAACCGGCCGGGAGCCCGGCCCGCTACGAGGGACGCGTCGGCGACAACCACCACCACCTGGTGTGCCGGAACTGCGGGGCGGTCAAGGACGTCGACTGCGCCGTCGGGCATCCGCCCTGCCTGGAGGCCGTGGACGACGCCGGCTACCTCGTCGACGAGGCCGACGTCACCTTCTGGGGCCTGTGCCCGAATTGCCGCCCGGAAACCGCCTGA
- a CDS encoding AfsR/SARP family transcriptional regulator → MTVRDMEPGGNSRLRFGVLGPLVVHRGGEPVPVGAAKQRSLLAALLLRAGRSVSVDELAECVWADETPRRMVSTLRVYLMRLRRLLGEPELIETTSTGYVLRIRDEDLDLGRFEDLAARGTAAAERGELDTAVALFDRALAEWRGPALADVDSELLHRVEAPRLQDRELDVEAARNDAVLRKGGHRDLVGPLRKLTEQHPLRERFWAQLMLALYRSGGRDEALEAYHNLRGLLAERLGIDPGPEAEGLHAAILARDPALEPPPAAREPTPSQVAPVVADFVGRDAEAETIIGLLDAGATNATMPVVTVCGPPGVGKTALASYVARRCRARFPGGQLFADLRGHSSGAPRPTASVLAGFLRALGVPPGEVPADQDECAALYRTLLDGRRVLVVLDGVASAEEVRPLLPGAPGCAVLVTSRQELRGLIVTNDARLVPLGVLDPDAAFGLLARILGEDVVAARPGAVERLAEMCGHLPLALRMAAATLVGRPQADVDAYVRGFRPGDLLAGLNAEGDEVATRAAFDLSYAELPPPLQATFRLVGRLPGPDFTPEAVAALAGVPVVVAARHLERLAKANLLQRRPGGRYHVHDLLRDYALLRQAEKARDEQARADAAGCPPGARARRSSRALRLRETGMPRVTLGRCCPS, encoded by the coding sequence ATGACGGTTCGTGATATGGAGCCCGGCGGGAATTCCCGGCTGAGGTTCGGCGTGCTCGGCCCGCTCGTGGTGCACCGGGGCGGCGAGCCCGTCCCGGTCGGGGCGGCCAAGCAGCGGTCGCTGCTCGCCGCGCTGCTGCTGCGCGCCGGGCGGTCGGTGTCGGTCGACGAGCTGGCCGAGTGCGTCTGGGCGGACGAGACGCCCCGGCGGATGGTGTCGACGCTGCGCGTGTACCTCATGCGGCTGCGGCGGCTCCTGGGCGAGCCGGAGCTGATCGAGACCACGTCGACCGGGTACGTGCTGCGGATCCGGGACGAGGACCTCGACCTCGGCAGGTTCGAGGATCTCGCGGCGCGGGGCACGGCGGCCGCGGAGCGGGGCGAGCTGGACACCGCCGTCGCGTTGTTCGACCGGGCACTGGCCGAGTGGCGCGGCCCGGCCCTCGCGGACGTCGACTCCGAGCTCCTCCACCGGGTCGAGGCGCCCCGGCTCCAGGACCGCGAGCTGGACGTCGAGGCCGCGAGGAACGACGCCGTGCTGCGCAAGGGCGGGCACCGCGACCTCGTCGGGCCGTTGCGGAAGCTGACGGAGCAGCACCCGCTCCGCGAGCGGTTCTGGGCCCAGCTCATGCTCGCGCTGTACCGGTCGGGTGGCCGGGACGAGGCGCTGGAGGCGTACCACAACCTGCGCGGCCTGCTCGCCGAGCGGCTCGGCATCGACCCCGGGCCGGAGGCGGAGGGCCTCCACGCGGCGATCCTCGCCCGCGATCCGGCGCTCGAACCGCCGCCCGCCGCGCGGGAGCCGACGCCGTCCCAGGTGGCGCCGGTGGTCGCCGACTTCGTGGGCCGCGACGCCGAGGCGGAGACGATCATCGGGCTGCTCGACGCGGGCGCCACGAACGCGACCATGCCCGTGGTGACGGTGTGCGGGCCGCCCGGGGTCGGGAAGACGGCGCTGGCGTCGTACGTGGCGCGGCGGTGCCGGGCGCGGTTCCCCGGCGGGCAGCTGTTCGCCGACCTGCGCGGGCACTCGTCCGGCGCGCCGCGTCCGACGGCCTCGGTCCTCGCCGGGTTCCTGCGGGCGCTCGGCGTGCCGCCCGGCGAGGTCCCCGCCGACCAGGACGAGTGCGCCGCCCTCTACCGGACGCTGCTAGACGGCCGGCGGGTGCTGGTGGTGCTCGACGGCGTCGCCTCCGCCGAGGAGGTCAGGCCGCTGCTGCCGGGCGCCCCCGGCTGCGCGGTGCTGGTGACGAGCCGGCAGGAGCTGCGCGGCCTGATCGTGACCAACGACGCGCGGCTGGTGCCGCTGGGGGTCCTCGATCCGGACGCGGCGTTCGGGCTGCTGGCCCGGATCCTGGGCGAGGACGTCGTCGCGGCGCGGCCCGGCGCCGTCGAGCGGCTGGCGGAGATGTGCGGCCACCTGCCGCTGGCGCTGCGGATGGCGGCGGCGACGCTGGTCGGCCGCCCGCAGGCCGACGTGGACGCCTACGTCCGCGGGTTCCGTCCCGGCGACCTGCTGGCCGGGCTCAACGCCGAGGGCGACGAGGTGGCCACCCGGGCGGCGTTCGACCTGTCCTACGCCGAGCTCCCGCCTCCGCTCCAGGCGACGTTCCGGCTGGTGGGGCGGCTTCCCGGCCCCGACTTCACGCCGGAGGCGGTGGCGGCGCTGGCGGGTGTGCCCGTCGTGGTGGCGGCGCGGCATCTGGAGCGGCTCGCGAAGGCCAACCTGCTGCAACGCAGGCCCGGCGGCCGGTACCACGTCCACGACCTGCTGCGCGACTACGCGCTGCTGCGCCAGGCCGAGAAGGCCCGCGACGAGCAGGCGCGGGCGGATGCCGCCGGCTGCCCGCCGGGCGCCCGCGCGCGCCGGTCGTCCCGCGCCCTGAGGCTCCGGGAAACGGGCATGCCGCGCGTCACCTTGGGACGTTGCTGCCCGAGTTAG
- a CDS encoding chitinase, with protein sequence MRRAVTLLGAALLSAAAVPAALPAPPASAAECATVRDCDGPSVRQSSADFVVSESQFTSMFPNRNAFYTYGGLTAAMTSYPGFANTGSDTVKKQEAAAFLANVNHETGGLVHIVEQNKDNYPHYCDAGQPYGCPAGRAAYYGRGPIQLSWNFNYKAAGDALKIDLLNNPYLVERDAAVSWKSALWYWMTQKGPGTMTGHDAMVNSRGFGQTIRSINGALECDGRNPAQVQSRVDAYKRFTQLLGVAPGADLTC encoded by the coding sequence GTGCGACGTGCCGTGACCCTGCTCGGCGCCGCGCTGCTCTCGGCGGCGGCGGTTCCGGCCGCGCTGCCCGCGCCGCCCGCATCCGCCGCGGAGTGCGCGACGGTGCGGGACTGCGACGGGCCGTCCGTCCGGCAGTCCTCCGCGGACTTCGTGGTGAGCGAGTCCCAGTTCACGAGCATGTTCCCGAACCGGAACGCCTTCTACACCTACGGCGGCCTGACCGCGGCGATGACGTCCTATCCGGGATTCGCCAACACCGGAAGCGACACCGTCAAAAAGCAGGAGGCCGCCGCCTTCCTCGCCAACGTCAACCACGAGACCGGCGGTCTCGTCCATATCGTCGAGCAGAACAAGGACAACTACCCGCACTATTGCGACGCCGGTCAGCCCTATGGCTGCCCGGCGGGACGCGCCGCCTACTACGGGCGCGGACCCATCCAGCTGAGCTGGAACTTCAACTACAAGGCCGCAGGGGACGCCCTCAAAATCGACCTGCTGAACAACCCGTACCTCGTGGAACGGGACGCGGCGGTGTCGTGGAAGAGCGCCCTCTGGTACTGGATGACCCAGAAGGGCCCGGGGACCATGACCGGGCACGACGCGATGGTCAACAGCCGCGGATTCGGCCAGACGATCCGCAGCATCAACGGTGCCTTGGAATGCGACGGCAGGAATCCCGCCCAGGTGCAGAGCAGGGTGGACGCGTACAAGCGTTTCACCCAGCTTCTCGGCGTGGCTCCCGGCGCCGACCTGACCTGCTGA
- a CDS encoding AfsR/SARP family transcriptional regulator: protein MEFGLLGPLEVRRDGEEIRVGAPKLRVVLAALLLRANREVSLGELTDAVWGAGVPAQPVPALRVFVMRLRRLFPVPDLIRTMPDGYRLEIDEGALDLHRFGELASRGTALAGDGELERAGALLDEAMALWRAEPLADVPSDTLHMEAARLQELRLRTEHRRFEVKLRMGLHHDVIGRLRELTAANPLREDLWAQLMLALYRANRQAEAVSAYQAISAGLAAELGVAPGPPLRELYQSILVADPDLTPPGAAPAEGVAEPPRTGSQLPPAIGNFVGRAAEIERIAALLDGGGRVGVPVVTVSGPPGTGKTALAVRVAHQMRGSFPDGRLFVDLHAHSAVRRPSTQTVLARLLRALGHSADDIPVDEDEQVAAYRTALRGKRVLVTVDNAASAAEVRPLIPSEPGCAMLVTSRNELTALTARDGARRVRLDLLSGGESFALLTAILGTETTARQRAATERLAELCGRLPLALRIAASNLAGSHRPDIGAYIQRFLAGRRVRALAMDDDDHIAVGRAFDLSYLSLPPGARAMFRLLALFPGPDVAPEAMAVLAGGTPGEAATALEQLAAASLVQRLPGDRYQVHDLLSEYAADRVRAEHGEAYCDEARARLFDWYLEAVADAVVALYPEFITAIRATTEPAEGPAEGPPPRFGRSRALHWLDAERANLVAVVEHCSEHGPRPMAWKLAEALAWHLGIGGHHTEYLAAARAGLHAARAEGNAAAETAMIGCLVWEHRKLGDLGTALEYVTGALAGGDPADPGRPLLMVWHGSVRLERGELERARQCFAEVAELAEADALPPFLFGAVPLGLGAAAMMAGDFGRALPLLEEALAAATQGQPTVQRVECLMVVGRCLLMMGRWKRAAEVLRTAAREAAGLETRYHRAECLAYLSVALTETGDRTEAFEVAQEALAQSQGLRTRCIAISVWNAVGAVYRHRGDYGEAMEAHERALAAAVQTTIHPYGMAESHLGLARTHYTAGRLDETHEEARLALATAQQFGFEHLGTLARHLLTKVALAS, encoded by the coding sequence ATGGAATTCGGGCTGCTGGGGCCGCTGGAGGTTCGGCGGGACGGGGAGGAGATCCGGGTCGGTGCGCCGAAGCTGCGCGTGGTGCTGGCGGCGCTGCTCCTGCGGGCGAACCGGGAGGTGTCGCTCGGCGAGCTGACGGACGCCGTCTGGGGCGCGGGGGTCCCCGCCCAGCCGGTCCCCGCGCTGCGGGTGTTCGTGATGCGGCTGCGCCGGCTGTTCCCCGTCCCCGACCTGATCCGGACGATGCCGGACGGCTACCGGCTGGAGATCGACGAGGGGGCGCTGGACCTGCACCGCTTCGGCGAGCTGGCCTCCCGGGGCACCGCGCTCGCCGGGGACGGCGAGCTGGAGCGGGCCGGGGCGCTGCTCGACGAGGCGATGGCCCTGTGGCGCGCGGAGCCGCTGGCGGACGTGCCGTCGGACACGCTGCACATGGAGGCGGCGCGCCTCCAGGAGCTCCGGCTGCGGACGGAGCACCGGCGGTTCGAGGTGAAGCTCCGCATGGGCCTGCACCACGACGTGATCGGCCGGCTGCGCGAGCTGACGGCCGCGAACCCGCTGCGCGAGGACCTCTGGGCGCAGCTCATGCTCGCCCTGTACCGCGCGAACCGGCAGGCCGAGGCGGTGTCGGCCTACCAGGCGATCTCGGCGGGCCTGGCCGCCGAGCTGGGCGTGGCGCCCGGCCCGCCGCTCCGCGAGCTGTACCAGTCGATCCTGGTCGCCGACCCGGACCTCACGCCGCCGGGCGCCGCGCCGGCCGAGGGCGTGGCCGAGCCGCCGCGGACGGGCTCCCAGCTGCCCCCGGCGATCGGGAACTTCGTCGGGCGGGCCGCCGAGATCGAGCGGATCGCCGCGCTGCTGGACGGCGGCGGGCGGGTCGGCGTCCCGGTGGTCACCGTGTCGGGGCCGCCGGGGACGGGCAAGACCGCGCTCGCCGTCCGGGTGGCGCACCAGATGCGCGGGTCGTTCCCGGACGGCCGGTTATTCGTCGATCTGCACGCGCATTCGGCGGTCCGGCGGCCGTCGACCCAGACGGTCCTCGCGCGGCTGCTGCGCGCGCTCGGGCACTCCGCCGACGACATCCCCGTGGACGAGGACGAGCAGGTCGCCGCGTACCGGACGGCGTTGCGCGGGAAGCGCGTCCTCGTGACGGTGGACAACGCCGCGTCCGCGGCCGAGGTCCGCCCGCTCATCCCGAGCGAGCCGGGCTGCGCGATGCTGGTGACCAGCCGCAACGAGCTGACCGCGCTGACCGCGCGGGACGGCGCCCGCCGCGTCCGCCTCGACCTGCTGAGCGGCGGGGAGTCGTTCGCCCTGCTCACCGCGATCCTCGGGACGGAGACCACCGCGCGGCAGCGCGCGGCGACCGAGCGGCTCGCGGAGCTGTGCGGGCGCCTGCCGCTGGCGCTGAGGATCGCCGCGAGCAACCTCGCGGGCAGCCACCGGCCCGACATCGGCGCCTACATCCAGCGGTTCCTCGCGGGACGCCGGGTGCGGGCGCTCGCGATGGACGACGACGACCACATCGCCGTCGGCCGGGCGTTCGACCTGTCCTACCTGTCGCTGCCGCCCGGGGCCCGCGCGATGTTCCGGCTCCTCGCGCTGTTCCCCGGGCCCGACGTCGCGCCGGAGGCGATGGCCGTGCTCGCCGGCGGGACGCCCGGGGAGGCGGCGACGGCCCTGGAGCAGCTGGCCGCCGCCAGCCTCGTCCAGCGGCTGCCCGGCGACCGCTACCAGGTGCACGACCTGCTGTCGGAGTACGCCGCCGACCGTGTCCGGGCCGAGCACGGCGAGGCGTACTGCGACGAGGCGCGGGCGCGGCTCTTCGACTGGTACCTGGAGGCCGTCGCGGACGCGGTCGTGGCGCTGTACCCGGAGTTCATCACGGCGATCCGCGCGACGACCGAGCCCGCGGAGGGGCCCGCGGAAGGGCCCCCGCCCCGGTTCGGCCGGTCCCGGGCGCTGCACTGGCTGGACGCCGAGCGCGCCAACCTGGTCGCCGTGGTCGAGCACTGCTCCGAGCACGGGCCCCGTCCGATGGCGTGGAAGCTGGCCGAGGCGCTGGCCTGGCACCTGGGCATCGGCGGGCACCACACGGAGTACCTCGCGGCGGCGCGGGCCGGGCTGCACGCCGCGCGCGCCGAGGGGAACGCGGCCGCCGAGACGGCGATGATCGGCTGCCTGGTCTGGGAGCACCGGAAGCTCGGCGACCTCGGCACCGCGCTGGAGTACGTCACCGGAGCCCTCGCCGGCGGCGACCCCGCCGACCCGGGCCGGCCCCTGCTGATGGTCTGGCACGGGTCCGTCCGGCTCGAACGGGGCGAGCTGGAGCGGGCGCGGCAGTGCTTCGCCGAGGTCGCGGAGCTGGCCGAGGCGGACGCGCTGCCGCCGTTCCTGTTCGGCGCGGTGCCGCTCGGGCTGGGCGCGGCGGCGATGATGGCCGGGGACTTCGGGCGGGCGCTGCCGCTGCTGGAGGAGGCGCTGGCGGCGGCGACGCAGGGGCAGCCGACCGTCCAGCGGGTCGAGTGCCTGATGGTGGTCGGACGGTGCCTGCTGATGATGGGACGGTGGAAGCGCGCCGCCGAGGTGCTGCGCACGGCAGCGCGCGAGGCCGCCGGGCTGGAGACCCGCTACCACCGGGCGGAATGCCTCGCCTACCTGTCCGTCGCCCTCACCGAGACCGGCGACCGGACGGAGGCGTTCGAGGTGGCCCAGGAGGCGCTCGCCCAGTCGCAGGGGCTGCGCACCCGGTGCATCGCCATCAGCGTCTGGAACGCGGTCGGCGCCGTGTACCGCCATCGCGGCGACTACGGCGAGGCCATGGAGGCGCACGAGCGCGCCTTGGCCGCGGCGGTCCAGACCACGATCCACCCCTACGGCATGGCCGAATCCCACCTCGGCCTTGCCCGCACGCACTACACCGCGGGCCGCCTCGACGAGACGCACGAGGAGGCGCGGCTGGCGCTCGCCACGGCACAGCAGTTCGGCTTCGAGCATCTCGGCACCCTGGCGCGCCACCTCCTCACCAAGGTCGCCCTGGCGTCCTGA
- a CDS encoding Fur family transcriptional regulator, which produces MLRGAALRVTRPRVAVLEAVHAHPHADTESILGAVRRDLPKVSHQAVYDSLHTLTAAGLVRRIQPSGFVARYESRVGDNHHHIVCRTCGVIADADCAVGEAPCLTASDDSGFSIDEAEVIYWGLCPECSTDQKI; this is translated from the coding sequence ATGCTGCGCGGGGCCGCGCTGCGGGTCACCCGGCCACGGGTGGCGGTGCTGGAGGCGGTTCACGCGCATCCGCACGCTGACACGGAGTCGATCCTCGGTGCCGTGCGCAGGGATCTTCCGAAGGTGTCCCACCAGGCCGTGTACGACTCGCTGCACACGCTGACGGCGGCGGGTCTGGTGCGGCGGATCCAGCCGTCGGGCTTCGTGGCGCGCTACGAGTCGCGGGTGGGGGACAACCATCATCACATCGTGTGCCGGACGTGCGGTGTCATCGCCGACGCCGACTGCGCCGTGGGGGAGGCGCCCTGCCTGACCGCGTCCGACGACAGCGGCTTCTCGATCGACGAGGCCGAGGTCATCTACTGGGGCCTGTGCCCTGAGTGCTCCACCGACCAGAAAATCTGA